One region of Primulina tabacum isolate GXHZ01 chromosome 1, ASM2559414v2, whole genome shotgun sequence genomic DNA includes:
- the LOC142519026 gene encoding LOB domain-containing protein 29-like produces MGSPCGACKFLRRKCVKGCVFAPYFCHEQGATHFSAIHKVFGASNVSKLLAHLPVSDRCEAAVTISYEAQARLQDPIYGCVSHIFSLQQQVVNLQAQLASLREQAAQCIINSSNSPNPNDQKFYNGSHSCPQDVQSWWLSFQNQGTIPQFDANFHQSIENINHACYGNGSMNLNPSVKYENSGLPEENSSFNSMDSFDHQMQSNNRQWPFQDEDDLQSVAFRYIQHEF; encoded by the exons ATGGGTTCTCCTTGTGGCGCCTGCAAATTCCTGAGAAGAAAATGTGTCAAAGGTTGTGTTTTTGCCCCTTATTTCTGCCATGAACAAGGCGCCACTCATTTTTCAGCTATACATAAGGTCTTCGGGGCCAGCAACGTTTCGAAACTTCTTGCTCATCTTCCAGTGAGCGATCGGTGCGAAGCAGCGGTGACGATTTCGTATGAAGCTCAGGCAAGGCTTCAGGATCCTATCTATGGCTGTGTTTCCCACATTTTTTCACTCCAACAGCAG GTTGTGAATTTACAGGCCCAACTGGCTTCTCTCAGGGAACAAGCAGCTCAATGCATCATAAACAGCTCCAATTCCCCAAACCCTAATGATCAAAAGTTCTACAATGGAAGCCACTCTTGCCCGCAAGATGTTCAAAGTTGGTGGCTATCGTTTCAAAATCAGGGCACAATTCCCCAATTTGACGCAAACTTTCACCAAAGCATCGAAAACATTAACCATGCCTGTTACGGAAACGGATCCATGAATCTGAACCCTTCTGTGAAATACGAAAACTCAGGCCTCCCAGAGGAGAATTCATCATTTAACAGCATGGATTCATTTGATCATCAAATGCAGTCAAATAACAGGCAATGGCCATTtcaagatgaagatgatcttCAGTCAGTGGCCTTCAGATACATTCAGCATGAATTTTAA